The Streptomyces taklimakanensis nucleotide sequence CCTGGCCGAGCGGGGCATCCGGGTCAACGCCGTGGCCCCGGGACCGGTGTGGACGCCGCTGATCCCCTCGACGCTGCCCGACACCTCGGAGTTCGGCAAGCAGTCCCCGCTGGGCCGGCCGGCCCAGCCCGCCGAACTGGCCCCCGCCTACGTCTTCCTGGCCTCCCAGGAGGCGAGCTACATCACCGCCGAGATCGTCAACGCCACCGGCGGCACCCCCCTGCCGTAGCGAGTTCACCCGCATGGCCGCCGCCCACCCGGGTAAGCGGAAGCCTACGGAACGAAGTAGCACGAAACATCCCCAACAGCGAGAGAAGGGATGCCGGATGTCCAAGGTCGAGGAGTCGATCGAGGTTCACGTCCCGGTGCGCACCGCGTACGACCAGTGGACGCAGTTCGAGACCTTCCCCGAGTTCATGGAGGGCGTCGAGCGGGTCGAGCAGAAGACGGACACGCTGACCCACTGGGTGACGAAGGTCGGCGGTGCCCAGCGGGAGTTCGACGCCCGCGTCACCGAGCAGATCCCCGACGAGCGGGTGGCCTGGACGACGGTCGACGGCGAGGCCAAGCAGGCCGGTGTGGTCACCTTCCACCGCCTCGACGACAGCCGGACCAAGGTGATGCTCCAGATGGAGCACGACCCAAAGGGCCTCACCGACACCGTCGGCGACAAGCTCGGTGTGGTCCGCCACCGCGTCAAGGGCGACCTGGAGCGGTTCAAGGAGTTCATCGAGGAGCGCGGCAGGGAGACGGGCGCCTGGCGGGGTCAGGTCTGACCCGACCCGGGGGCGGGGTTCCTCTCCTCGCCCCACCCCCGTGAGGCGGCGGTCCGGACGTCAAGGGCGTCCGGACCGCCGCTTCGTGCGTCACGCACCCCATGCGGCCCGGTGTGGCCGCCCCCTCCCGGGAGGGGGCGGCCACACCGGGCCACCGGGTCACTCCGCCCCGTCGGGCCCGCTCCCCCGCTCGTCCGGCACGTCCGGCACGTCCGGCACCAACCGGCGCACCAACGGCGTCGCGGCGGTACCCAGCACCGTGGCCGTGGTGATCGAGCCGAGGGTGATGCCCCAGCCGACGGGCCCCAGCGGAGTGCAGCCGAAGAACTGGCTCACCCCGGGCGTCTGGATGACGCCCACCAGGGCCGCGGCCGACCCGACCCCGGCCAGCAACACGTTGCGGTCCAGGCCGCCGGTCAGCAGCGTCTGGGCGAGCTGGGTGCCGACCACCGACGCCAGGGCGACCGTGCTCGCCCGCCGCCGCCGCCCGGTGAGCCGGGCGGCCCCCCAGGCCAGTCCGGCGCCGAGCGTGGTGGTGGCGCCGCGCAGCAGCACCTCCTGGTTCAGCCCGGCCCCCAGGGAACGGTCGGGCCCCTCGCTCAACAGCCGCTCGCCGGCCTCCTGCGCCGCGGGTTCGCGCACCGCGATGGCCAGCGCCGGGGCGAGGTCGGTGAGGAGGTTGACGAGCATGATCTGCCGGGCGTTGAGGGGCGAGGAGCCGGTCAGGGAGGCGGCCAGCACGCTGAAGGCGACCTCGCCGAGGTTGCCGCCGACCAGGATGGCCAGCGCGTCGCGGACCGAGCCCCACATCGCACGGCCCTCCAGCAGCGCGGCGATGATCGTCTCCAGCCGGTCGTCGCCGACCACCAGGTCGGCGGCGGCGGTGGCGGCGGGAGTGCCGCGGCGCCCCAGGGCGATGCCGACGTCGGCCAGCCGGATGGCGGGGGCGTCGTTGGCGCCGTCGCCGGTCATCGCCACCACCCGACCGATGCGCTGGTACGCCTGGACGATGCGGACCTTGTGGTGGGGGCTGCACCGGGCGATGACGTCCAGGGTGGGCAGCAGCTCGTCGAGCGCGTCGTCGTCCAACGCGTCGATCTCGGCGCCCGTGCACACCTTCTGGTCGGGGTCCTCGCTGACGGTCGCGGCGATGGCGTCGGCGGTGGCGGGGTGGTCGCCGGTGAGCATGACCGTCTGCACCCCGGCCGCGCGCAGCCGCGCGGTCGCCGGCGCGGCGCCGGAGCGCACCGGGTCGGCCAGGGTGACGAAGCCCAGGAAGGTCAGGTCGTCGACGGCCTCGTCGGTGAGGTCCTCGTCCTCGCGCAGCGGACGCTCGGCCACGGCCAGGACACGCCGGCCGGCACCGGCCAACTCCTCGGCGGTCTCCGTCAGCCGCCGCCGGGCCGAGGCGTCGAGTTCCTCCTCCCTTCCCCCGCCGCGCCGCCGGGCGCAGCGCTCCAGCACGTTCTCGGGCGCGCCCTTGACGCTGAGCAGCGGCCCGCGCGAGGTGCGACCGGCGGTGGCGTGGTAGGCGCGGGACGACTCGAACGGCAGGGCGTCGGTGCGCCGCCACTGCGGCGCGCCCTGACGCACGGCGACCTTCGCGCGTCGGGCCCCGACCACCACCGCCCGGTCGGTCTGGTGCTCCATGGGCTCGGAGGCGCGGGCGGGCGGGGTGGCACGCAGCGCGGCGCCCAGCACCTGCTTGCAGGGAGCGTCGAGCCGGTCGGCGGGCAGATCGCGTTCGCCGTCGCTGACGGTGGCGAGTTGGAGGTCGCCCTCGGTGAGGGTTCCGGTCTTGTCGAAGCACAGCACGTCGGCGCGGCCGAGCGCCTCGATCGTGCGGGGGTTGCGGACCAGGGCGCCGTGGTCGGCCAGCCGCCGGGCGGCGGCCAGCTGCGCGGCGTTGACCAGCAGCGGCAGCCCCTCGGGCACGGAGGCGACGGCCAGGTTCACCGCGGAGGCGAGGGTGTCGGCCAGCCGGTGGCCGTGCAGCAGGCCGGCCCCGGCGACCGCCGCCGCCGAGCCGAGCGCCAGCGGCAGGCTGGTCTTGGTCAGGCCGGTCAGCCGGGACTCCACTCCGGTCGTCGGGGCCTTCTGCCGGGCGGTGGCCAGGCTGCGGCCGACCTCGGTGGCCGACCCGGTGGCCACCACCACGGCCACCGCGGTGCCCGCCGAGACGGTGGTGCCCTCGTAGAGCATGGAGCGGCGGTCGGCGATCTGCGCGGCGACCACCGGTGCCGGGTCCTTGGCGACCGGCAGGGACTCGCCCGTCAGGGAGGACTCGTCGACCTCCAGCCCCTCGGCCCGCAGCAGCCGGCAGTCCGCGGGCACCACCTCCTGGGAGCGCAGCACGACGACGTCCCCGACGACCAGGTCCCCGGCGGCCACCAGACGCTCGACGCCGCCCCTGCGCACCCGCGCGCCGATCGCGGAACGGGCGAACAGCTCCTCCAGGGCCCGGTCGGTCCGCACCCGCTGTACGGCGCCCACCAGCGCGGACGTCCCGGTGATCCCGGCCACCAGCACGGCGTCGGTCCGCGAGCCCACGGCCGCCGACAGGGCGGCGCCCGCCGCGAGCACCGGGGTGAGGGGGTTGGCCAGCTCCTCGACGAACGCCGCGGGCAGTCCGATGCGCGTCGGTTGCTCGGAGGTGGTGTCCCGCCCGGCCCGTTCCTCGGCCTCCTCGCGGCTCAGCCCCTCCTCGGTGACGCCCAACCGTCCGAGGACGCGGTCGGCGGGCATCAGATGCCACGGCGTGGTCTCCACCGGCGGGGTGACGGGGCGGGCCAGCAACTGCCGGGCGCGCCAGGTGCCCAGGCAGAACGCCGCGGTCCCGGCGGCGGTGCCCGCGGCGGCGCCCCGGGCCGTCGACTGTCCGCCGCGGGCCTGGAGGGCCGCGACGGCGCCGACCCCGCTGCCGCCCGCGGCCAGGAAACGGCTCTCGTGGTCGACCTGGGCGGCCACGCCCACCGCGTCCACGACCAGCCCGACCGACTCCAGGTCCGTGCCCACCAGGATGTGCGCGCCCCACGCCGTCGGTTCGTCCTCCCGGTGCACGCCGAGGCCGCAGTCGGCGGCGGCCAGCGCGCGCCGGTCGCCGGAGACCAACAGCACCACCGCGCCGTCCGTCTGCATGCCGCGCAGGGAGGCGGTGAGACGGCTCCCACCGGGAACGACGGCGTCGGCGAAGCCGAACAGCGGTTCGGGACGATCGCTGGCGAGCACCACACGCGCCCCGGCGCGCCGCGCGGCGGCCGCCACCGCGTCCGCGCCGGGCGCCTTCTGCCGGGCCAGGCCCGCCACAGCCGCCAGGCGCCCGTTCCGGGCCAGGCCCAGCACCCGCTCGGCGCCCTGCTCCCGCAGCCGGCGCGCGGCCCGGACGCCCTTGCGGCCGGTCAGCTCCAGCTCCTCCAGCGGCCCCAGCACCCAGCCGTCCCCGTCGCGGCGCACCCCGGTCGCGTCCCCGTCCGACGGGGGCTCCTCCGAGTCCCCCGGGCCCTTTGCACCCTCGGCACTCCGGAGGGCGAAGAGCCGTTCGGCCGTCTCCTTCGGATCCGCGCCCCCGAGCGGGACCAGGTCGAACGGCTCCAGACGACTGCCGCTGAGGGCCTCCTCGTCCAGCAGGACGGTGTCGATCTGCCCCAGCCGCCGCAGCACGCCCCGGTCCATGACGGTGGCGCCACGCAGGGCCAGGGCCCGGCCGAGCGCGGTGGCGAACCCCTCCCGCCCCGCGTCGGGGGCCTTGGGCACCCCGGAGAGAGCCACCGCCAGCCCGCGCCGCGGACCGGCGAACGGCGCCGCGGCCGCTCCGGCGAGGGCCCCCAACGCCATCGACCGCTCGGCGTAGCGGTCGGCGGCGTCGCCGGGGGCCGGGACGGGGCGCTCCACCGCGATCGGGTCGGCCGCGGCGTCCTCCGGGCCGCGCACCAGCCGCGGCTCGGCCGCCTCCCACGCCCGGCGGTGGGCGTCCGCCTCCCGCCACTGGGCCAGGCGCTGGACCACGTCCAGCACGAGCCCTCCGCCGCGGGTCGCCACGCCCTGGGCCAGCGCGGTGGCCACCGGCAGCAGCGACTCGGCCTGCTCGGGGTCGTGCAGCCCCCTGGAGACCAGCTCCCGCAGCCTCGGGTGCCGGGCGACGGCTCCCGTGAGGGCGGCCACCTCCGGTGGCAGCGGGGTCCAGGGGGCCACCCGGTTGAGGGTGGACAGCGCCAGCCCCGCCACGTCCGCCGCCAGCGCCGAGACCGACTGGCCGGTGCGCGGTCCCTCACAGGGGTGGTGGGGCTCCAGGCACCACTCCCCGTGCTCGTCCCCCTCGCAGGGCTCGTGCCCGGTGCCGCTCTCGGCGCGCTCCACCAGGTCGATCAGCTCCCGCTCGGGCGGAGGAGGCGAGGCCAGCGCCACCACCACCCGACCCGAGGGGGCGTTCACCCGCGCCCACAGCACTCCGGGGTGCCTCTCCAGCGCGCGCTCCACACGCCGGGCGATCCGCTCGCCGTCCGGCGTGTGGACCCCGTGGACGACGATGTGACAGCGCCCCGGTCGGGACCACACGCCCCTGCGGGGCAGCCCCACGAGGTGCCCGGCCATCCCACCCGCGACGTCCACCGCCTCCCGCAGCCCGGCCGTCACCCCCCGCGGGAGCAGCCCGGACACGGGCGGCACCAGAGCGTTCAGACCCGGCAACGGTGACATCGGCGGCCCTTTCCGATCCCGGACCGGGGAGGGCGAGCGCTCGCCCTCCCCGGTCCGGGACCACAGCGGATTTCCTCACGGATCGGCACGCTCCCGAGTTCACCCCTTCGGCCCGGTTCACACCCGCGCCACCCCACCGATCTCGACGAGCCCACGGGCAAGTCGGCCGTCCGGTTCACGTGTCGCCGCGCCGCGAGCGGGAACTCCGGAGCGTCGAGAGTGACGGACCGAGACGAGCAGCGCGGCCCGGCCGGCCGGCCGGCCGGGCCGGCGGGAGGACATCTATGACCAGCGGGTACATGGGTCCCGACGACTACGGTCGGGACCCGCTCGGAGAGTTCCTCGCGCGTTTCCTGGGCGCCGCGCCCTCCGGTGGGCAGCGTCCCGGGCCCCGGTACTTCGACTTCGTCCGGCTGATGAGCGAGCCCGCCCGCCGGCTCGTCACCGACGCGGCGTCGTACGCGGCCCAGCACGGCAGCGCCGACCTCAACACCGAGCATCTGCTGCGGGCGGCCCTCACCACCGATCCGACCCGGTCCATGGTCTCCCGCGCCGGGGGCGACCCCGACACGATCGTCGCCGAGATCGACCGGCACGCCGGTGACGGCCCGCGGCGCAGCTCGATCGCCGTCAGTCCCGCCGTGAAGCGGGCCCTGATGGACGCCCACAACGTCGCCCGTTCCTCGGGCGCGTCCTACATCGGGCCCGAGCACGTGCTGGTGGCACTGGCCGCCAACCGGGACTCCGCGGCGGGGCAGATCCTCAACGCCGCCCACTTCGACGCGCGCTCCTCCGGACTCCCCGAGGGCTACCAGCCCGGTCCCCCGGGGCCGGGCGAGCGCCCGCCCGCCCCGAGCGGACGCGGCGGCGGGGGCAGCACGCCCAACCTGGACCGGTTCGGACGCGATCTGACCGAACTCGCCCGTGAGGGGCGCATCGACCCGGTGATCGGCCGTGACGAGCAGATCGAGCAGACCATCGAGATCCTGGCCCGGCGGGGCAAGAACAACCCGGTGCTGATCGGCGAGGCGGGCGTGGGCAAGACCGCCATCGTCGAGGGACTGGCCCAGCGCATCGTCGACGGCGACGTGCCCGACAACCTGCTGGGACGCCGCGTCGTCCAGCTCGACATCGGAGGTCTGGTGGCCGGCACCCGCTACCGGGGCGACTTCGAGGAGCGGCTCAGCGGCCTGATCGACGAGATCCGCGAGCGCACCGACGAGCTGATCGTCTTCATCGACGAACTGCACACCGTGGTGGGCGCCGGCGGTGGCGGCGAGAGCGGCTCGATGGACGCGAGCAACATGCTCAAGCCCGCCCTGGCCCGCGGCGAACTGCACGTCATCGGCGCCACCACGCTGGAGGAGCACCGCCGCCACATCGAGAAGGACGCCGCGCTGGCCCGCCGCTTCCAGCCCGTCCTGGTGCCCGAGCCGTCCACGGCCGACGCCGTGGAGATCCTGCGCGGTCTGCGGGACCGCTACGAGGCCCACCACCAGGTCCGCTACAGCGACGAGGCGCTGCTGGCCGCCGTCGAACTGTCCGACCGCTACCTCACCGACCGCTACCTGCCCGACAAGGCGATCGACCTGATGGACCAGGCGGGCGCGCGGGTGATGCTGCGCTCGGCCACCCGCGGCACCGACGTGCGCGTCCTGGAGCGCGAGGCCGAGCAACTGCGCCGGGACAAGGACCAGGCCGTGGCCGACGAGGACTACGAGCGGGCCAAGGAGCTGCGCGACCGGCTGGCCGACACGGAGCGGCAGATCGCCGAGGGGGACGGGAAGCAGCCGGTGGGGGACCGCATCGCCGAGGTCGACGTCGAGGACATCGCCGACATCGTCTCCCGGCAGACCGGCATCCCCGTCAGCAGCCTCACCCAGGAGGAGAAGAGCCGTCTGCTGGGCCTGGAGGAACACCTGCACCGGCGGGTCGTCGGCCAGGACGAGGCGGTCTCCGTCGTCGCCGACGCCGTGCTGCGCTCGCGCGCCGGACTGGCCAGCGCCAACCGGCCGATCGGCAGCTTCCTCTTCCTCGGCCCCACCGGCGTCGGCAAGACGGAACTGGCCCGCGCGCTGGCGGAGGCGCTGTTCGGCACCGACGACCGGATGGTCCGCCTGGACATGAGCGAGTACCAGGAGCGGCACACCGTCAGCCGGCTGGTGGGCGCCCCGCCCGGGTACGTCGGCCACGAGGAGGCCGGGCAACTGACGGAGGCGGTGCGCCGCCACCCGTACTCGCTGCTGCTCCTGGACGAGGTGGAGAAGGCGCACCCGGACGTCTTCAACATCCTGCTGCAGGTGTTGGACGACGGGCGGTTGACGGACTCCCAGGGCCGCACGGTCGACTTCACCAACACCGTCGTCGTGATGACCAGCAACCTCGGCTCGGAGGCCATCACCGGGCGCGGCGGCACGCTGGGCTTCACCCCCGGCGGCGCGGGTGGCGAGGCGGACGAGGAGGCTCGGCGCGAGAGGGTGCTGCGGCCGTTGCGGGAGCACTTCCGGCCGGAGTTCCTCAACCGCATCGACGAGATCGTGGTGTTCCGCCGGCTCTCCGACGAGCAGCTGCGTCGGATCACCGACATGCTGCTGGACGAGACGCGGCGGCGGGTCCACGCGCAGGACGTGGAGATCGAGTTCGCCCCGGAGGCCGTCGACTGGCTCGCCCGGCACGGCTACCAGCCCGAGTACGGTGCCCGGCCGCTGCGCCGCACCATCCAGCGGGAGGTGGACAACCCCCTCTCGCGGATGCTGCTCGGCGGCGAACTGGTGCCGCACACCCGACTGCGGGTGGACGTGGGCGAGGGCGGCCTCGTCTTCCACCGGGCCCCGGCACCGGCCGCCCCCGCGGGGTAGGGCGCCCCGGCGGGGCGGACGAACGCGGGAGCGGCCGCCGGATGCCTCGTCCGGCATCCGGCGGCCGCTCCCGCGTTCCGTTCGTGCTCCGCGGGGCCCCTCGGCCGGTGCGGGCGGCCGGTGGGGCTCGTGCCGAGGGGCGGCCGCGGGGTCAGTGCTTCTCGCTGCGCCCGGTGAGGGCGTCGCGGACCCGGTCCACCATGCCCGCTCCCCGGTCCATCACCTTGTTCGCCGGAGGGGTGTCGGGCGCGGAGGGGTGGGGACGGGTCGGGGCCGTCTTCTTCGCCGTGCGCACCTTCTCCCCGAGCTCGTCGAGCCGCTGCTCACTCGTCGCCCGGCGCAGTCGCGGGAAGAGGTTCTGCTCCTCGTCCTCGACGTGGGTGCGGATCTCGCGCATCAGCAGGCCGACGAGCCGGTCGAACTCGGGATCGGCCGCGCTGCGGCCCTCCAAGTCCTTCATGGTGCGCTCGGCCTCGGCGTGGTCCCGGAGTTCCTTGTCGGCGACCTCGTCACCGTCCGGCAGGAACTCGCGCACCGCCGGGTAGAGGTACTGCTCCTCGGCGACGGAGTGCCGCACCAGCTCGATGACGGCCTGGTCGGCGAGCTCCTTGCGCCGCTCGTCGCCCGCGGGCAGGGCCTCGATCCTGCCGAAGAGTTCCTCGACCTCCCGGTGGTCCGTGGTCAACTCGTCGATGACGTTCCCGCCGTGTCCCATGTCGGTGCCTTCCTCGTCGTCCCGTGACGTCACTGTCGTTGCTCGCCCGCCGCGGGGGCGGACGCTGCCACGTGTTCCCGAGTCCGTTGCGGTTGACTCCCCCTGACGGGACGACGGATGGTTGCCCCACCCGGCCGGAGGGGGCGCACGGGGAGACGCGGACGCGTCGACGCGGGACCCGGCTCGCGCCGCCGGGCCCCGCGTCGACGTCCGGACGCCGGGGTTCGCTCACTTCTGCGAGAGCATGCCCTCCCGCAGCCGTGCCAGCGCCCGGCTCAGCAGCCGTGAGACGTGCATCTGCGAGATGCCCAGCTCGGCCCCGATCTCCGACTGCGTCATGTCCCCGCCGAAGCGCATCTGCAGGATGCGGCGGTCCCGCTCGTCCAACTGTTCCATCAGCGGCTTGAGGGCGTGGAGGTTCTCCACCTTCTCCAGGGCCGGGTCGACGTCGCCGATCTGGTCGGCCAGGGGGGTGTCCTTGCCCTCGTCGCCCACGGGCAGGTCGAGGGAACCGGCGACGTAGCCGTTGCTGGCCACCTGCCCCTCGATGACCTCCTCCACCGTGACGTTCATGAACTCCGCCAACTCCTCGGTGGTGGCGGAGCGCCCCAGCCTGCGGCCCAGCTCCTCGTTGGCGCGGGCCAGTTCGATGCGCAGTTCCTGGAGCCGGCGCGGGACGCGCACGGCCCAGCTGGTGTCCCGGAAGAAGCGCTTGATCTCCCCCACGATGTACGGGACGGCGAACGAGGTGAACTCCACCTCCCGGTCGAGGTCGAACCGGTCGATGGCCTTGATCAGGCCGATGGTCCCGACCTGCACGATGTCGTCCATCGGCTCGGCACGGTGCCGGAAACGGGAGGCGACGTAGTTCACCAGGGTCAGGTTGAGTTCGATGAGGGTGTTGCGCGCGTACTGGTACTCGTGCGTCCCCTCCTCCAGCACCCTCAGCCGCTCGAAGAAGAGCTTCGACAGCTGCCGGGCGTCCCGGGGCGCCACCTTGCCCGCGTCCTCGATTCTGGGCAGGTCCGGAAGATCGGGGGCGACCGTCTCCTGCTCCTGGTCCGGCAAGACGTCACCGCTCGTCGGCTGAACCTCCGGGCTCAGGCTACGCATCATGCCCTCCTCTTTTGACCTGTCATGTGCAGCACGGCGCGTACCCGCCTCCGAGCGGCTCACACGCCCATCCGGGTGAGGGCTCGCCCGCGCGCACACGTGGGTCGCCGGCCACATGAGACAAAATTGATCATATCGGATTTACTTATTATGACTCGTGGAGACGGGAGGGGCGCTCCCGGCGCTCGAACATCCTCCGAGGCCGTCCCCTCGACCCCGCCCGAACACGCCGGCGCGGGCCCACGGCCCCGGTTCAGCGTTTGGCGTGACGCCCCCGCCTCCGCCCCCGGGCAGGGGGACGGGCCGGGCCGCCCACCGCGCCGCCGACGGGCTCGGCGGACGCCGCGACCGGGACCGCCGGCCGGCCGACCCCCGCCGCGCGGGATCGGCCGCGGGCACGCAGGTACTCGACGGCGATCGGCAGCACCGACAGCAGCACGATGCCGACCAGGATGAAGTCGATGTTGTCGCGGACGAACTCCACCTGGCCCAGCGCGGCGCCCAGGAGGGTCACGCCCGCGCCCCACAGCACGCCACCGAGGACGTTGAAGACCAGGAAGCTGCGGTAGTTCATCCGACTGACGCCGGCGACGATCGGCGTGAAGGTCCGCACGATCGGCACGAAGCGGGCCAGCACCAGGGACTTGGGGCCGTGTTTTTCGAAGAACTCGTGGGCCTTCTCCACGTTCTCCTGCTTGAAGAGGCGGGAGTCCGGGCGCCGGAAGAGGGCCGGCCCGACCTTCCGACCGAACATGTAGCCCACTTGGTCGCCGAGGACCGCGGAGATCACCACCAGGGTGCAGACCAGCCACAGCGGATGGTGCAGGTACTGGTCGGTGACGACCAGCAGCCCGGTGGTGAACAGCAGCGAGTCACCGGGCAGGAAGAAACCGATGAGCAGGCCCGACTCGGCGAAGACGATGCAGAGGATGCCGATCAGACCGAAGGTCTGGATGAGGTGGTCCGGATCCAGCCAGCCGGGACCGAGGGCGAGGTTCGTCACGTGAGGCATGCTCCTGGGAAGGCGACGTGCGCCTGGGGCGAGGCCGCGGGCTCATGTGGCGCCCGGGCGTCGGGGTGCCGGTCGGCACGCACGAGCAGAACCTACAACGCGATCGGCCGCGTTCCGGTTCCGTTCCCGACTTTCCCCTTCCGCGCCGCCGAGGGGACGACAAGAGGAACGGCACCACCCGCCGATCGACGCGGATGGTGCCGTCCGACCTCACGGAGACCGCACTCGGGCCGGAACCTCAGGGGAGGTACCTCTCGACGGCCGCGGCCCCGTGCTCCTCCAACTGCTTCCTGGCCTCCTCCACACGCTCCGGCGTGGGCTCGCGCCCGGAGAGCCTGACCAGGTCCTCGGGATCCACCGGCTGATCGCCGCCGGTGCGCAGCTGCGGCCGGCTCCGCGCGGAGGACTCCTCCTTGCCCTGTTCACCCTTCACAACGAGCCTCCTCTGCTCGGTTCGTTCCCGGCGGACGGGGTTATCTGGTGCGTACCCGCACATCTCGGGCTGATGCCCTCGGGGCGTGCGGCCGGTGCCGCGCCCCGGCCCGCGGAGCCGGCCGTCCCGCTCACCGCGGGCGTGCCCCCGAGGCGCGCCCGGCGCCGCGGAGCCGGTCCCGCCCCAGTCTCGCCAGGGCCCCCGCGCCCACCGCGTACGCGACGGAGAGCACGGCGGCCGCCTGCGCCCGGGGCAGGGCCGTCTCCAACGCGTTCAACGCCGCCCGGTGCGCGGTGCCCACCGCCAGCGCTCCGCACACCCCGGCACCACCGAGGAGGGCGCC carries:
- a CDS encoding ATP-dependent Clp protease ATP-binding subunit, encoding MTSGYMGPDDYGRDPLGEFLARFLGAAPSGGQRPGPRYFDFVRLMSEPARRLVTDAASYAAQHGSADLNTEHLLRAALTTDPTRSMVSRAGGDPDTIVAEIDRHAGDGPRRSSIAVSPAVKRALMDAHNVARSSGASYIGPEHVLVALAANRDSAAGQILNAAHFDARSSGLPEGYQPGPPGPGERPPAPSGRGGGGSTPNLDRFGRDLTELAREGRIDPVIGRDEQIEQTIEILARRGKNNPVLIGEAGVGKTAIVEGLAQRIVDGDVPDNLLGRRVVQLDIGGLVAGTRYRGDFEERLSGLIDEIRERTDELIVFIDELHTVVGAGGGGESGSMDASNMLKPALARGELHVIGATTLEEHRRHIEKDAALARRFQPVLVPEPSTADAVEILRGLRDRYEAHHQVRYSDEALLAAVELSDRYLTDRYLPDKAIDLMDQAGARVMLRSATRGTDVRVLEREAEQLRRDKDQAVADEDYERAKELRDRLADTERQIAEGDGKQPVGDRIAEVDVEDIADIVSRQTGIPVSSLTQEEKSRLLGLEEHLHRRVVGQDEAVSVVADAVLRSRAGLASANRPIGSFLFLGPTGVGKTELARALAEALFGTDDRMVRLDMSEYQERHTVSRLVGAPPGYVGHEEAGQLTEAVRRHPYSLLLLDEVEKAHPDVFNILLQVLDDGRLTDSQGRTVDFTNTVVVMTSNLGSEAITGRGGTLGFTPGGAGGEADEEARRERVLRPLREHFRPEFLNRIDEIVVFRRLSDEQLRRITDMLLDETRRRVHAQDVEIEFAPEAVDWLARHGYQPEYGARPLRRTIQREVDNPLSRMLLGGELVPHTRLRVDVGEGGLVFHRAPAPAAPAG
- a CDS encoding hemerythrin domain-containing protein, with product MGHGGNVIDELTTDHREVEELFGRIEALPAGDERRKELADQAVIELVRHSVAEEQYLYPAVREFLPDGDEVADKELRDHAEAERTMKDLEGRSAADPEFDRLVGLLMREIRTHVEDEEQNLFPRLRRATSEQRLDELGEKVRTAKKTAPTRPHPSAPDTPPANKVMDRGAGMVDRVRDALTGRSEKH
- a CDS encoding VTT domain-containing protein translates to MTNLALGPGWLDPDHLIQTFGLIGILCIVFAESGLLIGFFLPGDSLLFTTGLLVVTDQYLHHPLWLVCTLVVISAVLGDQVGYMFGRKVGPALFRRPDSRLFKQENVEKAHEFFEKHGPKSLVLARFVPIVRTFTPIVAGVSRMNYRSFLVFNVLGGVLWGAGVTLLGAALGQVEFVRDNIDFILVGIVLLSVLPIAVEYLRARGRSRAAGVGRPAVPVAASAEPVGGAVGGPARPPARGRRRGRHAKR
- a CDS encoding SRPBCC family protein; its protein translation is MSKVEESIEVHVPVRTAYDQWTQFETFPEFMEGVERVEQKTDTLTHWVTKVGGAQREFDARVTEQIPDERVAWTTVDGEAKQAGVVTFHRLDDSRTKVMLQMEHDPKGLTDTVGDKLGVVRHRVKGDLERFKEFIEERGRETGAWRGQV
- a CDS encoding cation-translocating P-type ATPase, with the translated sequence MSPLPGLNALVPPVSGLLPRGVTAGLREAVDVAGGMAGHLVGLPRRGVWSRPGRCHIVVHGVHTPDGERIARRVERALERHPGVLWARVNAPSGRVVVALASPPPPERELIDLVERAESGTGHEPCEGDEHGEWCLEPHHPCEGPRTGQSVSALAADVAGLALSTLNRVAPWTPLPPEVAALTGAVARHPRLRELVSRGLHDPEQAESLLPVATALAQGVATRGGGLVLDVVQRLAQWREADAHRRAWEAAEPRLVRGPEDAAADPIAVERPVPAPGDAADRYAERSMALGALAGAAAAPFAGPRRGLAVALSGVPKAPDAGREGFATALGRALALRGATVMDRGVLRRLGQIDTVLLDEEALSGSRLEPFDLVPLGGADPKETAERLFALRSAEGAKGPGDSEEPPSDGDATGVRRDGDGWVLGPLEELELTGRKGVRAARRLREQGAERVLGLARNGRLAAVAGLARQKAPGADAVAAAARRAGARVVLASDRPEPLFGFADAVVPGGSRLTASLRGMQTDGAVVLLVSGDRRALAAADCGLGVHREDEPTAWGAHILVGTDLESVGLVVDAVGVAAQVDHESRFLAAGGSGVGAVAALQARGGQSTARGAAAGTAAGTAAFCLGTWRARQLLARPVTPPVETTPWHLMPADRVLGRLGVTEEGLSREEAEERAGRDTTSEQPTRIGLPAAFVEELANPLTPVLAAGAALSAAVGSRTDAVLVAGITGTSALVGAVQRVRTDRALEELFARSAIGARVRRGGVERLVAAGDLVVGDVVVLRSQEVVPADCRLLRAEGLEVDESSLTGESLPVAKDPAPVVAAQIADRRSMLYEGTTVSAGTAVAVVVATGSATEVGRSLATARQKAPTTGVESRLTGLTKTSLPLALGSAAAVAGAGLLHGHRLADTLASAVNLAVASVPEGLPLLVNAAQLAAARRLADHGALVRNPRTIEALGRADVLCFDKTGTLTEGDLQLATVSDGERDLPADRLDAPCKQVLGAALRATPPARASEPMEHQTDRAVVVGARRAKVAVRQGAPQWRRTDALPFESSRAYHATAGRTSRGPLLSVKGAPENVLERCARRRGGGREEELDASARRRLTETAEELAGAGRRVLAVAERPLREDEDLTDEAVDDLTFLGFVTLADPVRSGAAPATARLRAAGVQTVMLTGDHPATADAIAATVSEDPDQKVCTGAEIDALDDDALDELLPTLDVIARCSPHHKVRIVQAYQRIGRVVAMTGDGANDAPAIRLADVGIALGRRGTPAATAAADLVVGDDRLETIIAALLEGRAMWGSVRDALAILVGGNLGEVAFSVLAASLTGSSPLNARQIMLVNLLTDLAPALAIAVREPAAQEAGERLLSEGPDRSLGAGLNQEVLLRGATTTLGAGLAWGAARLTGRRRRASTVALASVVGTQLAQTLLTGGLDRNVLLAGVGSAAALVGVIQTPGVSQFFGCTPLGPVGWGITLGSITTATVLGTAATPLVRRLVPDVPDVPDERGSGPDGAE
- a CDS encoding phage holin family protein, with amino-acid sequence MASGTSGEQVAEAVEQMAHEASELLRDRLRGAGDGLRGTARRMGVGGALLGGAGVCGALAVGTAHRAALNALETALPRAQAAAVLSVAYAVGAGALARLGRDRLRGAGRASGARPR
- a CDS encoding RNA polymerase sigma factor SigF — protein: MRSLSPEVQPTSGDVLPDQEQETVAPDLPDLPRIEDAGKVAPRDARQLSKLFFERLRVLEEGTHEYQYARNTLIELNLTLVNYVASRFRHRAEPMDDIVQVGTIGLIKAIDRFDLDREVEFTSFAVPYIVGEIKRFFRDTSWAVRVPRRLQELRIELARANEELGRRLGRSATTEELAEFMNVTVEEVIEGQVASNGYVAGSLDLPVGDEGKDTPLADQIGDVDPALEKVENLHALKPLMEQLDERDRRILQMRFGGDMTQSEIGAELGISQMHVSRLLSRALARLREGMLSQK